One Bosea sp. 124 genomic window, GGACGGCAAGGGGCCGTTCTTCGTCCACACGCTGAACGGCTCGGGTACGGCGGTCGGCCGGGCGCTGATCGCGGTGATGGAGAACTACCAGAACGCCGACGGCTCGATCACGGTGCCGGAGGTGCTGGTGCCCTATATGCGCGGCGTGACGCGCATCGAAAAGGCGTGATGCTGCCGTCACTCCCGACGCTTTTCCCTTGTCGTTGCTCCTGCTGAAGGCCTGACCCATGCGCATTCTCGTCACCAATGATGACGGCATCCATGCCGAGGGGCTGGCCGTGCTGGAACGCATCGCCGCGCAGCTTTCCGACGATGTCTGGGTCGTCGCGCCGGAGACCGACCAGTCCGGCGTCGCGCATTCGCTGTCGCTGTCCAATCCGCTGCGGCTGCGCCAGATCGCCGAGAAGCGCTTCGCCGTCACGGGCACACCGACCGACTGCGTCATCATGGCGGCACGCTCGATCATGATCGAGAACCGGCCCGATCTCGTGCTGTCGGGCGTCAATCGCGGCCAGAACGTTGCCGAGGACGTGACCTATTCGGGCACCATCGCAGCCGCCATGGAGGGCACGCTGCTCGGCATTCCCTCGATCGCGGTCAGCCAGGCCTATGGGCCGGGCGGGCGCGAGAACATCCACTGGGATTGTGCCGAGCACCATGCGCCCGGAATCATCCGCCGGCTGCT contains:
- the surE gene encoding 5'/3'-nucleotidase SurE; protein product: MRILVTNDDGIHAEGLAVLERIAAQLSDDVWVVAPETDQSGVAHSLSLSNPLRLRQIAEKRFAVTGTPTDCVIMAARSIMIENRPDLVLSGVNRGQNVAEDVTYSGTIAAAMEGTLLGIPSIAVSQAYGPGGRENIHWDCAEHHAPGIIRRLLAEGIPKDVLFNLNFPNVSPGEVEGIAVTVQGRRDQELLQLQPRQDGRGNPYFWIAFSRGRSEPANGTDLRALAEKNISVTPLELDLTHEPTLTRFARVFA